The following proteins come from a genomic window of Rutidosis leptorrhynchoides isolate AG116_Rl617_1_P2 chromosome 10, CSIRO_AGI_Rlap_v1, whole genome shotgun sequence:
- the LOC139872223 gene encoding multiple organellar RNA editing factor 8, chloroplastic/mitochondrial-like, which yields MATRVLFRSIISTANQTLISRIPTTATPSSILRLRPLIAAAASLHHAAPVFTTIRAFSTRQTTSSLNDSNPNWSNRPPKETILLDGCDFEHWLVVVDKPEGDPTRDEIIDSYINTLAKVVGSYDEARMKIYSVSTRCYYAFGALVPEEDSFKLKELPGVRWVLPDSYLDVKNKDYGGEPFIDGKAVPYDPKYHEEWIRNNARANERNRRNDRPRNFDRSRNFERRRENVQNNRLPPPSGNMGGPPNAGGAPPSGGPMGGPPNNMGGPPNVVGAPPSGNMGPPPNVGGAPPSGNFRGMQQGGSMGGPPTGGGGGSPYANYNGGSPNMGGGMPPRGGMPNNAPNYQQQNNAPNYQQQNYAPSYQQQNNAPNYQQQQPGYGPNSGAPYQSGPGPNGYAPPNVGGGNPYQTQDLPGRDMPSPPNYSQNY from the exons ATGGCGACTCGTGTTCTCTTTCGATCCATCATTTCTACCGCAAACCAAACCCTAATTTCCCGCATCCCAACCACCGCCACACCTTCCTCAATCCTCCGTCTCCGCCCACTCATCGCTGCCGCCGCCAGTCTACACCACGCTGCACCTGTTTTCACCACGATTCGTGCTTTCTCCACGCGCCAAACCACATCTTCGCTAAACGACTCGAACCCTAACTGGTCAAACCGTCCACCTAAAGAAACTATTCTGCTTGATGGCTGTGATTTTGAACATTGGCTTGTTGTTGTTGATAAACCGGAAGGTGATCCTACTAGAGATGAAATCATTGATTCGTACATCAATACTTTAGCTAAAGTTGTAGGAAG TTATGATGAGGCAAGGATGAAAATTTATTCAGTCTCGACTAGATGTTATTATGCTTTTGGAGCACTCGTGCCTGAAGAGGACTCTTTCAAGCTAAAAG AGTTACCTGGTGTTCGTTGGGTGCTACCTGATTCGTATTTGGACGTAAAGAACAAAGACTATGGAG GGGAACCATTTATAGATGGGAAGGCGGTTCCGTATGATCCTAAGTACCATGAGGAGTGGATCAGAAATAATGCTCGAGCAAACGAGAGGAATAGGAGAAATGACAGGCCTCGCAACTTCGATAGATCAAGAAACTTTGAGAGGAGAAGAGAAAATGTGCAGAACAACCGGCTACCACCTCCATCTGGAAACATGGGTGGACCACCCAACGCTGGCGGTGCACCACCATCTGGTGGTCCCATGGGAGGTCCTCCTAACAACATGGGTGGACCACCCAATGTTGTTGGCGCACCACCATCTGGAAACATGGGTCCACCACCCAACGTTGGAGGTGCACCACCATCTGGGAACTTTAGGGGAATGCAACAAGGTGGTAGTATGGGTGGGCCACCcactggtggtggtggtggtagtccaTATGCAAACTATAATGGAGGCTCGCCAAACATGGGCGGTGGGATGCCGCCACGAGGGGGGATGCCGAATAATGCACCTAATTACCAGCAGCAGAATAATGCCCCCAATTATCAGCAGCAGAATTATGCCCCCAGTTACCAGCAACAGAATAATGCCCCCAATTATCAACAGCAGCAGCCAGGGTATGGACCAAATAGTGGTGCGCCTTATCAATCTGGACCAGGGCCGAACGGTTATGCACCACCAAATGTAGGCGGTGGGAACCCTTACCAGACTCAGGACTTGCCTGGAAGAGACATGCCATCTCCTCCAAACTATTCTCAGAACTATTAG
- the LOC139871240 gene encoding uncharacterized protein has translation MFNVYCFVGWFVSKCNWNLSISCTNNSVVFVRSYRGLQLLRAFHWGTHSREESNFSEFRRQISSSYLGNEPSDEEVNSNNFVVERRSVKDKNEMQRRRKIGLANKGRVPWNKGKKHTAETRELISQRTKEALSDPKVRKKMSECPRTLSDQTKDKIRVTITRQWKERRKWKRSRERFISKWAESIAEAAKKGGHGQQELDWDSYEKIEREIAFQQLQRSADKAKAKEMARIRAERRAKAKSENVRTTLKKRVAKVKGLAMKKSKEEKEELAAAEDLKLKERLTKIHRKKSLNKQLSSRDHRAWERLDLKFLKRDIREEDVSLADQIRDVKNKKAELIVSDNYTP, from the exons ATGTTTAATGTTTACTGCTTTGTTGGttggtttgtatcaaaatgtaaCTG GAATTTATCTATTAGTTGCACAAACAACAGTGTGGTATTTGTTAGATCGTATAGAGGACTTCAGTTACTTAGAGCATTTCACTGGGGCACTCATTCAAGGGAGGAATCAAACTTCTCGGAATTTAGGCGTCAGATTAGTTCTAGTTACCTTGGAAACGAACCTTCTGATGAAGAGGTCAATTCAAATAACTTTGTTGTTGAAAGAAGGTCAGTTAAGGATAAAAACGAAATGCAAAGACGGCGAAAGATTGGATTAGCGAACAAGGGGAGAGTTCCATGGAATAAAGGCAAGAAGCACACTGCAG AAACTCGCGAGTTGATCAGTCAAAGAACTAAAGAAGCTTTAAGTGACCCCAAG GTAAGAAAGAAGATGTCTGAATGCCCTCGCACTCTTAG TGACCAAACGAAGGACAAAATACGCGTAACAATTACACGGCAATGGAAAGAACGTCGGAAGTGGAAAAGGTCAAGGGAAAGATTCATATCCAAATGGGCTGAAAGCATTGCAGAAGCTGCTAAGAAAGGTGGTCATGGTCAACAAGAATTAGATTGGGACAGTTACGAAAAGATTGAAAGAGAAATTGCTTTTCAACAACTTCAGCGATCTGCTGATAAGGCAAAAGCAAAAGAAATGGCTCGTATACGAGCCGAGAGACGAGCCAAGGCAAAATCTGAGAATGTGAGGACTACTCTAAAAAAACGGGTGGCGAAAGTGAAAGGACTTGCAATGAAGAAATCAAAAGAAGAAAAGGAGGAGTTGGCTGCGGCTGAAGATTTGAAACTGAAAGAGAGATTAACAAAG ATTCACAGGAAAAAATCTCTAAACAAGCAACTTAGTAGTCGAGATCACAGAGCTTGGGAGAGACTTGACCTCAAGTTCTTAAAACGTGATATTAGGGAAGAAGACGTCTCGCTTGCAGATCAAATTCGTGATGTCAAGAACAAGAAAGCAGAGCTCATTGTCTCTGACAACTATACCCCCTAA
- the LOC139871241 gene encoding protein trichome birefringence-like 31, with the protein MRTLLSVDRRRYLFPAALASLLFIGSLKIILENIKTIHLTDAFFWPQRTEHRVVRRPITVSDDETIERSCNIFQGKWVWDNQSHPLYTEESCPLLVKQVTCQKNGRPDSSYQNWKWQPDGCNLPRFNALKLLEILRDKRLMFVGDSVQRSMFDSMVCLVQSVIPEGKRSLQKVPPRKIFRAEEYNASIEFYWAPFLVESISDHATNHTVMKRLVRLDSISNHSKQWEGVDILVYESYVWWMYKPTINATYGNLDNVQEYNVTTAYRLAMETWAKWIESSISSHVQKVFFMTMSPTHLWNWEWKKGDGGNCFGESQPIQRPYWGTGSNLDIMGIVKDVLGQLRVNVRLLNITQLSEYRKDGHTSVYGERKGKLLTKEQQSDPKNYADCIHWCLPGVPDTWNEILYAVLLQDYRKF; encoded by the exons ATGAGAACATTACTGTCTGTCGATCGACGAAGATATCTCTTCCCTGCTGCACTTGCTTCACTTCTTTTCATTGGGTCTCTGAAAATTATCCTTGAAAATATAAAGACCATCCACCTCACCGATGCCTTTTTCTGGCCACAAAGAACCGAACATCGTGTAGTGAGACGCCCAATTACTGTTTCGGATGATGAAACCATTGAAAGAAGTTGCAATATATTCCAAGGGAAATGGGTTTGGGACAATCAGTCTCACCCCCTCTACACTGAAGAAAGTTGTCCTCTTTTGGTTAAGCAAGTGACTTGCCAGAAAAACGGGCGGCCCGATTCATCGTATCAGAACTGGAAATGGCAACCTGATGGATGCAATTTACCAAG GTTCAATGCTTTGAAATTGTTGGAGATTTTGAGGGACAAGAGACTCATGTTCGTAGGGGACTCGGTGCAAAGAAGCATGTTCGACTCAATGGTTTGTTTGGTCCAGTCTGTAATTCCTGAAGGCAAGAGATCTCTTCAAAAAGTCCCTCCTAGAAAGATTTTCAGAGCAGAG GAATACAATGCATCTATTGAATTCTATTGGGCTCCTTTCCTAGTTGAATCTATTTCGGATCATGCAACTAATCACACGGTAATGAAACGCCTAGTCAGACTCGATTCTATATCCAACCACAGCAAACAATGGGAAGGAGTCGACATACTGGTCTACGAAAGCTACGTATGGTGGATGTATAAACCAACAATTAACGCAAC GTATGGGAATCTTGACAATGTTCAAGAGTACAACGTAACCACAGCTTACAGATTAGCAATGGAAACTTGGGCAAAGTGGATAGAAAGCAGCATCAGTTCTCATGTACAGAAAGTGTTCTTCATGACCATGTCTCCAACACACTTGTG GAATTGGGAATGGAAGAAAGGAGATGGTGGGAACTGTTTCGGTGAGTCACAGCCCATACAACGGCCATATTGGGGAACCGGTTCAAATCTCGATATTATGGGAATTGTTAAAGATGTTCTGGGACAGTTAAGGGTAAATGTGAGATTACTAAACATTACTCAATTATCCGAATATAGAAAAGATGGTCACACGTCGGTTTATGGCGAAAGGAAAGGAAAATTGCTAACGAAAGAGCAACAATCAGATCCGAAAAATTACGCAGATTGCATTCATTGGTGTTTACCAGGGGTTCCGGACACATGGAATGAAATTTTGTATGCAGTTTTGTTACAGGATTACCGAAAGTTTTGA
- the LOC139873303 gene encoding uncharacterized protein, which yields MMNLSENPSPDLTRKRKHKQDDVVSQTTTALSHDEIYKIIQPFTREQLLQIVTTAALRHSDVLNSVQSIADYDYSQRSLYISGLDAETTSENLRNFFTTYGELIDAFAVTDTVTGKGKGYGYITFKYTDGAIRALKEPNKTIGGKMTVTRLARHSNQNDNNGISKNNEGVDNTYRKVYVGNVWSNKISRQRLLDHFASYGEVEEGPIGTGKKQQTFSGFAFFIYKNEEGARACLLDPIKNIDGHLLHCRLAIPRKGKALLEAKAAATSAASASSLASAAVPSSSATALSAPEAAPSGLPPHFMKLNPGSVSGQFSYGTIGSGVAAPLAATAAQVRGSVDGVEPEVVNLKHQSSMDGSFVSQFGGRGPSGSSANGGNVGGLGLSGGLGGTFGYGGGVQGPPSGHSQDVVTSNSGSGFGLSSFGSISGGSRLSTNGGYAPSYSGGGYGGSRFSSLGGTLLGSTFGGRAELDTGFSDTAPRSYYGLSTGSLRMRSEDHQESAHYSLS from the coding sequence aTGATGAATCTCTCCGAGAATCCATCACCAGATCTCACCAGAAAACGAAAACACAAACAAGACGACGTCGTATCACAAACTACAACCGCACTCTCACACGACGAAATTTACAAAATCATCCAACCATTCACACGTGAACAGCTCTTACAAATCGTAACAACCGCTGCACTCCGTCACTCAGACGTTCTCAATTCCGTACAATCAATCGCCGATTACGATTACTCGCAACGTAGCCTATACATAAGCGGTCTCGATGCCGAAACGACAAGCGAAAACCTCCGTAATTTCTTCACTACGTACGGCGAGTTAATCGATGCGTTTGCCGTAACTGATACGGTTACTGGTAAAGGTAAAGGTTACGGCTATATTACGTTTAAGTATACAGATGGTGCAATTAGGGCTTTGAAAGAACCTAATAAGACAATTGGGGGGAAAATGACTGTTACACGCCTTGCACGTCACAgtaatcaaaatgataataatgGAATCAGTAAGAATAATGAGGGCGTTGATAATACGTATAGGAAAGTTTATGTTGGAAATGTGTGGAGTAATAAAATATCACGACAGAGATTGTTGGATCATTTTGCGTCTTATGGTGAGGTTGAGGAAGGACCAATTGGAACTGGTAAGAAACAGCAGACGTTTAGTGGTTTTGCCTTTTTTATTTATAAGAATGAGGAAGGTGCAAGAGCTTGTTTGTTGGACCCGATTAAGAATATTGATGGGCATTTGTTGCATTGTCGACTTGCTATTCCTAGAAAAGGGAAAGCACTGTTAGAGGCTAAAGCTGCTGCAACATCAGCGGCTTCAGCTTCATCGTTGGCTTCTGCAGCTGTTCCGTCATCATCTGCAACTGCTCTGTCGGCACCTGAAGCTGCACCGTCAGGCCTACCACCTCATTTTATGAAGTTGAATCCTGGTAGCGTATCAGGTCAGTTCTCATATGGTACCATTGGTAGCGGTGTGGCTGCACCATTAGCAGCTACAGCTGCTCAAGTTCGTGGGTCAGTTGATGGGGTCGAACCGGAGGTGGTAAATTTGAAGCATCAAAGTTCAATGGATGGCTCTTTTGTTTCACAATTTGGTGGTCGGGGACCTAGTGGCAGTTCTGCTAATGGCGGAAATGTGGGTGGGTTGGGATTATCAGGAGGACTTGGTGGTACATTTGGTTATGGTGGTGGAGTACAAGGACCACCATCTGGACATTCACAAGATGTTGTAACTTCAAACTCAGGTAGTGGGTTTGGATTGTCTTCTTTTGGTAGCATCAGTGGTGGTTCGCGATTGTCCACTAATGGTGGTTATGCGCCTAGTTATTCAGGAGGTGGTTATGGTGGTTCACGTTTTAGTAGCCTTGGTGGAACACTGTTAGGTAGTACTTTTGGTGGACGGGCAGAGTTAGACACTGGTTTCAGTGATACGGCTCCAAGATCATATTATGGTTTGTCAACGGGGTCCTTGAGAATGAGATCCGAGGACCATCAAGAGAGTGCTCATTATAGCTTGTCATAA